From one Eulemur rufifrons isolate Redbay chromosome 23, OSU_ERuf_1, whole genome shotgun sequence genomic stretch:
- the LOC138373807 gene encoding polycystin-1-like protein 3: protein MLLPATGPTPALLPLEEPRPYLRACSRQPTNRRAEGEVTSFPILSPAEGKNGISGGLPTWLPYICWLLLGVTSLASAFFTALYSLELNKDQATSWVVSIILSVLQNIFISQPVIVLTLLLSLRMNRMPWLNKEKERQTRRVLALLAKCSSPPLPGSKDKNNPIYVAPPMNSPPKHPERTLKEKKLFRLTGDILVQIVFLILLMTTVYSARNSNRFYLHQAIWKSFSQHFSEVKLLEDFYPWASRTLLPNLYGDYRGFITDGNSFLLGNVLLRQIRIPNATLCY, encoded by the exons ATGCTCCTTCCCGCCACTGGGCCCACCCCTGCCTTGCTTCCATTGGAGGAGCCCCGCCCTTATCTCCGCGCCTGTAGTCGCCAACCCACCAATCGCCGGGCAGAAGG GGAGGTGACCAGTTTCCCCATCCTGAGCCCAGCAGAAGGGAAGAATGGCATCTCTGGCGGCCTGCCCACGTGGTTGCCTTACATCTGCTGGCTCCTCCTAGGGGTCACTAGCCTGGCTTCCGCCTTCTTTACGGCACTTTATAGCTTGGAATTGAACAAAGACCAAGCCACCAGCTGGGTTGTTTCGATTATTTTATCAGTGCTTCAGAACATCTTCATCAGCCAGCCA GTGATCGTCCTCACCCTCTTACTCTCACTGAGGATGAACAGGATGCCGTGGCTTAACAAGGAGAAGGAACGACAAACAAGGAGGGTCTTGGCACTCTTGG CAAAGTGTTCTTCACCACCATTACCTGGTTCAAAAGATAAGAACAACCCCATCTACGTAGCCCCACCTATGAACAGTCCCCCTAAGCACCCAGAAAGAACCTTGAAAGAGAAGAAACTCTTCAGGCTGACTGGAGATATTTTGG TACAAATCGTCTTCCTTATCCTGTTGATGACTACGGTCTACTCTGCAAGGAACTCCAACAGATTTTACCTCCATCAAGCTATCTGGAAAAGCTTCTCTCAGCATTTTTCAGAAGTCAAACTTCTTGAGGATTTCTACCCCTGGGCCAGTCGCACCCTCCTTCCTAACCTGTATGGGGATTACAGAG